Below is a window of Campylobacter canadensis DNA.
ATGCTTATTGGGATTATTTTTTAGATAAAAATATCTTTCATGAAAAAATTCCTACTGAAATAAAAGAATTAATAACATATTTAATTAAAATTTATAACATGAAAAATAGTAATATAATAGCGTTTATAGATTATTTGCCAAAGTATAAAAGTATAATTGCTGAGCTTGAAGAATTCTACAAAAATAAATGCATAGCAAGAGTTCAAATAGATAAAAATGAAGTATCAAGATATGAATATGTAGAATGCACTAATTCTGATTATGAATATATATGCGATTATCCTGATATAAAGGATAAAGCTTGGGCTAAATTTAAATACTTTGCTTACATAAAAGATAGGAATAATAATAAAAAAATAGCTCAGAGTATATTTACTTATAAAACCGGCAAACCTTTTCTTTTATATAGCACAATAGCTGAAGTTACTGCCCCACCTGAAGTTCTTTATGGTTCTACAAAATTATGCAATAAAAACATAAATGTTGGTGTTTATTCAGATAGCGAATGTCGCAATATATTTATAGAAAATTTTATTAATGATAAGGAGCTAAGAAATGAGTGATTTTTCTAAATTAAAAGCATATAGTGAGATAAAGTTATAAATATATTTAAGTCTTTATTTTAGATTTTATATAATTTATAAAAAATTTAACTTATTATTAAAATTAGCATAAAAAGTAACAAATTATAAAAAATAATAAAGATTTTTAATATTTTTATTTAAATTAATGCTATAATAAGAAAAATAACAAAGGAAAATAAATGTTTAAAAAACTTGGATTATCACTTATGTTAGTTTCATTATTAAGTGCTGGATTATTTGATATATTTCATAAAGATAAAATACCAAAAACTCCCATATATACTTTATTTGATTTAAGCAAAAAAGGATCTAAAATTGAAATACTCTTTAAGCCACAAAGAAAAGATATAGGAGAGCATGTAGGATTTTATGCTTTTTATCCTTTGCGTTTTAAATATGGTGAAGTAGGTAAGGATTTTTATTCAGTTGATTTATACGATAAAAAAACAGAAAGCAATATACGAGATAATCCTTATTATCCACTTGCACTTGATATTAAAATATATGAACTTACTAAAGATGGTGATGAGATATTGGTATTTGATAAAATCGCTACGCCAAATGCAAATACAAATGTAGACAGTCTTAGAACTATGAGTATAAAAAATGAAAAAGTTTTTATGGCGGTAAGATATCTTGGATTTTATTTTATACCTGAGAATAAAACTTATAAAGCAGTCATTACAAATCTAATAGATGATGATAATATAAAGGGTGATTTTACAAAAATTGCAATTACAGTTTATAGAAGAAAAGTTTAATATAAAATGATGCACCCCCCCCCATCATCTTTAACTTTTATTTTTATACAATTATTTAATTTACATTAATTTATTTTACTAATATCATATAAAATATTTAAAAAACATAAAATAAAAATAAAGGTTAAGTAACAATATCTATGCTAAGCATTAAAAAATATAATAATAATTTCATAAATTCATTTCTTATTTATTCTTTTTATACAAAAGATATCAACAAACAAGATATTAATAAACAAGATATCAACAAGCAAGATATTAATACAAAATCTATCAAAAAACTAACTATCAATACAACAAGTATCAATAAAATAAAAAACACAAATATAAGCAAAGTTTTAAACACAAACAAAGGCAAGTATAAAGACTTAAATAAGGTTTTAAATAACAAAGCAAACAACTTCACACATAACAAACAAGCATATACCCTTTTAGAATTAGTTATAGTTATTGTAATAATAGCAATCTTATCAAGTGTTGCATTATCTAAAATACATAGTATTAATAGCTTAGAAGAAAGTGCAAGAGCTTTGATGAATGATATTAAGTATGCACAAATAAATGCTTTAAGTTATGATTTTTATGATGGAGCAAATAATGATGATTATAAGAAAAAATATTTTAGACTTAGGTTTCATTGTATAGCAAATACTTATAATGCAAAATACAAAAAATATATTTGTTCTAAAAATAAAGAAATAGGCTATACAATCTTTGCAGACAAAGCTGGTAAGTCAAGTTCTAATCCTGATAAAAATGAAATAGTAAAAGATTATATAAATAAAAGCTTATTAATAGCAGCTCCTTTTAGTGGAGTTAGTATAGATAAAAGCTTATTTACCCCAAGAGCTAATTTAAGTAAAAGTGCAAATATTATTAAAGCTGCTTTTTATTATTATGATAATAAAGCAAAAATTAAAAAAACTAGTACGATTTATTTTAATGAATTTGGTAATTTATCAAGTAATATATATGATTTTAATAGTATTCAGCACTATTATATAAAACTTTCAAGCAAGGATGATTATATTTGCATAAAGCTTAATTACATAGGTTTTTCTAAAATAGTAGATAAAAGCGAATGTATTAATTTTAATTAAGCTAATTTAGATTGTTTTTAATTTATTTAACACACTGCTTAATCCGTTCTTTAATGTAAAAATACTACTTGCTAAAGAATATAGCTTTTTGCCAAACTAACAATTAAGACTTACAATAATCAATATATTTTAGATAAATAATTTGGTTAGAGAAATTAAAGAAGTGCAGTAAGCAAAAGATAAATAAGAAGAAATTGTGTTTCAAACCATGTTTTGCTAGAATTAGGTTTGAAAGATTGGCATCGTTGGCACCGATTCAGCACTCGAAACGTTTCAAACCATGTTTTGCTAGAATTAGGTTTGAAAGTCTTCTAAAATTGAAGTTTCAAGTAGCTTCATCTCGTTTCAAACCATGTTTTGCTAGAATTAGGTTTGAAAGCAAAATTTGCGATATAATGACGATAATGAACTGAAGTTTCAAACCATGTTTTGCTAGAATTAGGTTTGAAAGCGATAAACCGAATTGTCTGCATCTTTAAATGCTAGGTTTCAAACCATGTTTTGCTAGAATTAGGTTTGAAAGTATGAAGTTGGAAAAAGATGTTTAATTCGTACTACGTTTCAAACCATGTTTTGCTAGAATTAGGTTTGAAAGATCAACGTTAATTAAATATTCGTTATTAACATATGAGTTTCAAACCATGTTTTGCTAGAATTAGGTTTGAAAGCATCCTTTCTTCAAGTGGTTTATCTATTACCACAACGTTTCAAACCATGTTTTGCTAGAATTAGGTTTGAAAGAATTCTTCATTAGAGAAATCAGCATTTAAAGTATTGTTTCAAACCATGTTTTGCTAGAATTAGGTTTGAAAGCGAGCATTCTGACTGTCTTCAAAACCCCAATCTTTGTTTCAAACCATGTTTTGCTAGAATTAGGTTTGAAAGCAGCAAATCGTGGCTGGTGGTGTGCTAGAGCTTGAGTTTCAAACCATGTTTTGCTAGAATTAGGTTTGAAAGGTTTTCTTTTAAAAATTTTGGTAAGCTTTTTTTGTAGTTTCAAACCATGTTTTGCTAGAATTAGGTTTGAAAGTAAGTGCTTACATAACTTTTTGGAAAAATATTTTTAAGTTTCAAACCATGTTTTGCTAGAATTAGGTTTGAAAGCATCCTTTCTTCAAGTGGTTTATCTATTACCACAACGTTTCAAACCATGTTTTGCTAGAATTAGGTTTGAAAGCAAGATTTAATCTTGTTAATTTTTGCAGCGACTTTAGTTTCAAACCATGTTTTGCTAGAATTAGGTTTGAAAGAACAAGGAACATAAGTCTCTTGTAGTTAGCAAATCGTTTCAAACCATGTTTTGCTAGAATTAGGTTTGAAAGAAAGCTATTGGTGGTGGCATTCCTAATCCTATAAAGTTTCAAACCATGTTTTGCTAGAATTAGGTTTGAAAGAGCTATTAATAAACAAATTAATATTAAAAAAGATATGTTTCAAACCATGTTTTGCTAGAATTAGGTTTGAAAGTTCTTTACTTCTAGTTTCGCCAACAATAATTCTGTCGTTTCAAACCATGTTTTGCTAGAATTAGGTTTGAAAGCAATATCAAAGAAGACAAGGCAATGTTTGTTTGTGTGTTTCAAACCATGTTTTGCTAGAATTAGGTTTGAAAGTAGCCAATTATAGAGACTACTTCTTTAGCTGTTTGGTTTCAAACCATGTTTTGCTAGAATTAGGTTTGAAAGATTAAAACTCCGCATTCAAGACCAGCGTGAATGCTTGGTTTCAAACCATGTTTTGCTAGAATTAGGTTTGAAAGAGCTAGATAAACTTGTCTAGCTTGTAAGGATTTGAGCTAACTTAAAGTTTGCTTATTTTTCCACTTTGAAAATTTCGGCAAAAAACAGCCGTTTTGTGGAAAAATAAGAAAAATTTAAGCTTATGGTTAAGAATTTTAGCCTAATATATCAACTCAAACCTAATTCTAGCAAAATATTTAAGAGTTTGAAATCACCACAAGGTTGGTAAAATATCGGGCAACTGGCTTAGCCACCCCGATAAATCTTATTAGTTAATCTTTGCTAAATAAAATTCCATTAAAACATAAATTTAGGAGAAATCATGAAAACTCACATTAGTATAGATATGGGAGCGAAAAATAATGGGGTGTTTTTAGCTCATACAAAAGATGGCAAGATTATAGATAAAACTGCTACGAATTATATCTTTGAACCATCTTCTATAAATTTTTTAAAAAAAGATAGAACCAAGAAAAGACATCAAAGAAGAGGTTTTAAAAGAACAAGACTAGCTAGAAGGCTTTTAGATGAAATAATCAAAAAACTTAAAAAGCAAGATTTAAGTCAAGCTGAATACGAGTTATTATACGGATTGCTTAAAAATCGTGGGTTTAATTATATAAATATAGAATTTGAAAATGATTTGAGTGATGAGAGTTTGGAGATTTTAAACGAAATTGATGCTTATGAGTTTAAAAACTGCGTTAGTAAAAACGATTATGAGTTAAGGCTTTCTGAGATTGCTAATGAATATGACATAGATGAGTTTTGCGAGTTTTTGGCTAAACAAGTAGCGTTGATAACTCAAAAAGATGAAAATGACAAAGATATTTATAAGATAGCTGATAAAAAATCAATTTTACAAATGTTTGAAGCTTTAAGAAATGAAATGCTTAAAAACAATAAGCATAGAGAAAGATACCTAAAAGATATAAAAGAGCTTTGTCAAGGTGTGGAATTTAAAAGCGTAATTTCAAAGCTTAACATAAGCGTTAATGAGTTTGCTAACATTATCGGCAATATTTCAAACTATCAAACAAGGGTTTTAAGAAGGTATTTTAATAATAAATTTGATGATAATTTTGATGATGAAAAGCTAAGACTACAAAGCATAAAAAATATAAATTTTCTTAGCTATCAAGGCAAAACCGAGCTAGAAAATAAACGCATAATGCTAGAAAATCTAAAAAACTCAAGCTATGAATATCTATGCAAAAACGACCCAAAAACAAGCATTCCACCATATGAGAGAATGAATAATAAATCTTTGCAAACTTGTAATGTCTTAATCTTAAAAGATAATCTTAGCAAAAGTCTAAAAACTTGCTTAAAACATATCCTAGAAAATCCAAATTTTTCAAGCCTTACTATGGATGAAAATGGCGTTATCAAAGAATATAATGCACTTGATGAAAATGAATTAAAAGTAGTTTTTCAAAGATTTTTAGATATATCTAAAGGATATTTAGAAGATATTAAGCTTTATCCTAGGGGGTTTTATAAATACGCTAAATATTTTAAAGATACGATATGTTTAAATGATAGCGATTTTGATACCTTACAAGACTTTGCAAACAAATATTATGATGAATTGCTTTTGGCTAAAAAGGGAGTATTGTCAAACAAACTTTTAAAACCTTGTGGCTGCCATACTCCATATAAAAACAATCTTAAACATACTCATCTTAGTATTTTGTGGGCTAAACCTAGTGGATTTAGCGAAGATGATGTAAATACATTCGTAGAGTTTATAAACAATAAAGCAAATAAAATTAAAGGCAATACTACTTTAAAGGGCTTTTTAACTCATCTTAGTAAAACGGCTAAGGCTTATCAAAACGCCTTTTATAAAGCCTTGGAAGATGAAAAGGCGTTGCTAGAAAATAAAACCACAAATGATAAAGAGTTAAAAAAGATTTTAGAGCAATATGAAAAAGCCTACGAGCTAATAACAAGCCAAGAGATATTTAAAAATGTAGCTAAAAGCGATAAGTTAAAAACTATGATAAATCAGCTACTTCAGACTACAAACATAATCTTAGATGATACTAAGGGGTTTAACAAGCTTTGCAAGGAGCATTCATTACAAAGCTTGTTAAGAACAAGTGGCGAGAAAGCTATGTGTTCGGTATTTGGCTCTGATAGCGCAAGGCTTATAAATGGTAAGGTGGAGATGTATATTGATAGGCTTGCTTATGAGATTGTAAAGGATATAGACTTAAGCAAATCAAAAGAACTTCACGTAAATATAGAGCAAAATGCCTTTAATTTTGAAACAGCGGCAGAAAAGCTTAAGCTTACTAAAAGAAAACCAAAAGAGCATTTTGTGATATGCCCTTATAGTGGGGAAAAGCTAAATCTAAATAATGCTGAATATGATCATATCTTACCAAGAAGTAAATGTGAATATAATTCAGAAGCGAATTTAATACCTGTAAAATCATACGAAAATCTTAGGAAAAAAGATGCTTATATGATGTTTGATGCTTTGCATGAAAATTATAAAAACAATCTTTATAAACAATGTAAAGTAAGCAATGAAAAAGAGTTTAAAGCCTTTATAAATGATACTTTAAGCAAAATAAACCCAGATGATTATACAAACTACAAAAACCTAAAATACTATGAGCAAATCGCCTTTAGACACGCACTTTTTATGCCTGATGAGAGCTTTTATACTAAAGCCTTAGAATTATTAAAACAAGATAAATTAAAAACCACAACCAACGGCACTCAAAAACGCCTTGCTAAACTAATAGTTCAAAAGGCACTAGCTAAAAATAAAGATTTAAATATTTATGTAAAATTCGTAGATAGTAGGCTAACAAGTGCTATAAGACATGAGCTAAGCAAGAATTTACCAGAGTTAAAAAAGGAAGAAAAACAGCAAAGTCATAGCCATTGTATAGATGCTAGTGTGGTGTTTTATATAGCAAATGCTGCAAAAGATAGTAAAACTACCATTATAAACGATATATCAAATAAATTTGAGCCAAAATATGATTTTAATGAGATTTATCTACAAGAAAGCATTATGAAAAGCCCAAAAAGTAAGGTATATTTAGAGCTAGAACAAAAAGAAATCTCAAGAAAACAGCTTTTTAAGGATACGATTTATTCGCTTAGATATGAAAAAGCTGAAAGTTTGAGTGATGAGCATGTAAGTATTTTAAAAGAGCTTGATTTATTAATGGAGGTTAAAAAACTTAAATCAGTGAAAGTGCATATAAATACCAAAAAGGTTTTCGATTTAATCTTTGCAAGTTTTAAGGCAAAAGATATAAAAACGCTAGAAAAAATCAAATTTTTGGATAAATTTTTGGTATCAAGTGTGAGAAAAGATATTTTGGATATATTTTTTGATGCTAAAAACAAAGAATTAATCAAGCCAAAAGATAAGGGTGCGAATATAGAAAAATTCTATGAAATCCTAGTAAAAAATGGTGTAAAAGATAAAAGTGAAGTAGAAAAAATCCAAAAACTTTATATAGATAGTTTTTATACAGGCAATCAAAAAAATATAAAAAGAGCTAGAGATAAACGCCGTGTTACATACTCGCTAAGTGTGGCTGGTGGGGCTAATTTTGTAGTGCGTAGAAATACGGGTTATGAGGGTTTAGCAAATGAAAATATCGCTACTAAAAATTATTTTGATAAAGATAAAATAGTGGGTATAAAATATTACACCAAGAATGTTTTACCTTGCAAGATAGAGGATATTATTAAGATTTTATCGCTTAGCGATAACGCTGCTGAGATTTATAAACTTAGCATTACTAAAGACTTACCGCAAAAGATAATTAAACTTGAGTATGAAGTGAGTCAAGCTGATAGGCATACTGTTAAAGTATATTTTGATAAGGTTAAATTAGGCTATGATTTAAATATTTTTAAGGGTGATTTGAGTTTAAAAAACGAAGAATGGGTAAAGTTTTGTAATGAGTGCTTAATAAGCGAATTCGCAGAGTTTTTAGGTAAGCCAAGGGATTATAAAGCTAGTATTATTTGTGATAATTTTAGTGTTTTGGGTTTTAGCTACTCAGCAGATAGGACTTCAAAAGCAAATAGAGAGATTATGAAAGATAATATATGCTAAAACATCTAGTAGTGGATAGCTACGGGGTGTATTTAGGGTTAAAATCAGCAAGATTAATAGTCAAAAAAGATGGAGTTTTATTAAAAGAATACCCACTTAAAAACCTAAAAACCATAAGCATAAAATCTCGTGGAGTAGGGCTAAGTAGTGATTTAGCCTACGCTTGTGGGATGCGTGGAGTTAAGATATTTTTTAACGACTTTAAATCTCATTTAGCCCTACATACTTTGCACGAACATAAAAGCGTAAATGTGATAAAACATCAGATTTTAAGCGAGCAAAACGGAAAAGACCTAGCCTTAGCAAAAGAGCTAATTATAGGTAAAATCAAAAATCAACGCTCTACGATTTTATACTTTTCAAGACATAAAAACCAAGAAAAAGCTAAACTCATCTCAAACAAACTCTCGCTTTTAATAGGAGAACTTAAAAAATTTAAGCTTAGCAAAGATGAGATTTTTGGTATAGAAGGAAGTGCTGCGGCTATGTATTTTAAATATCTTAGCGAGTGTGAACTTTTAGGCGATGAATTTATAAATCGCACGGGCAGATTTGCAGAAGATAATATAAACAAAGCCTTAAACTATGGTTATGCGATACTTCAAAATCACATTTATAAATGCGTGATAAACGCTGGACTTAATCCTTATTTTGGGGTGCTTCATAGCCTAAGAAGTGCTAAACCATCGCTAGTTTTAGATATCATGGAAGAGTATAGAAGCTTTGTAGTAGATAGAAATGTAATCAAATTAAGCAATCGTCTAAAAGGCGATTTTGCCGAGCATAAAAAATTCATAGCACAACAAATCATAAATTCTTTAAGTAAAAAACTAAACTACAATCACTCCAAACTAAGCCTAGAAAGTATTATGCAAAGGCAAGTTTATAAGCTTAGTGGTTTTTTGTGTGGTGCTAATAATTATCATTCTTATGTGTTTAGGTGGTAAATGTATCTTGTAAGTTATGATATTGAAAATACAAAAAATAGAACAAAACTTTTTGAAGAATTAAAAGATTTAGGGCTTTTAAATATCCAAAAATCAGTTTTTTATGGAGAGCTTAGCAAAAGTGAGATAAAGGTGGTAAAGGAACTTTTTAAAAAGCTTTGTGGTGATGAAGACAAGGCGTTTTTATGTAGATGCAAGATAGATTTAAATGATACGCACGGATATAAAAAGGCTGATTTAGAGCAAGTGGAGTTTGATTTTGTATAAATATGTTTGCGGAATTTAAATAGGATTTTTATGGAACTTTTAAAGGCTAGTTTGATTAGGCAGTTTGTTTTTTGTCCTAGGATATTTTATTTTTATAATTTTTGTGATATTACGCCAAAGTATCCTAAACATGTGGATTTTGGTAATGAATTTCATGTAATTCAAGATGAGCTTTTTAAAAGTCGCACATTTGCTAAGTTTGGCTTAAGCGAATATAAAGCCTATAAAAATCAATATTTAGAAGATGATGAGCTTTGTGGGGTTTGCGATATGCTTTTTGTTGGAGAGAACGAAGTGGTGGTGCTGGAGTTTAAACATAGCGATAATCTAAACCTTAGCAATGGGGCAAAAATGCAGCTACTCGCATACGCAAAAATGGCTAGTAAAACTTACGCTAAACCTTGTGTAAGAATGATTTTATGCTCATCAAATCATCTAAAGCATAAGGTTTTTAAGGTTTTTCCAGATGATTTTGCTAGGCTTAATAAGATTATAAAAGATATGAAAAATCTTTTAGATAACGGAGTTTTTCCAAACAGCAGTGCCAGCCTTAACGCTTGTAATCAGTGCGAATTTTTTAATTATTGTGATGATAGGGAGTGAATTTTATTTATAATTAATAACAAAAGAGATTTTTATATTATGCGCTTGTTTTGGTATTTTGTTTTTTATTTTTTTTATTGTTTGTTTTGTTTCTTTCATAAATATTTCATGCGGACATTCGGTTATGTTTATGCTTAAACCATCTTTACTCACAATGAAATTCCCAGCAACTTTTCCTTGAATATTTAGCAATTTTGCTTTTTTAGGATATTTTTTATACTTATTTAAAAGAGCATTAATTTGCATTGCTAATTGCTGATTGTTATTACCATTACTTGCGTTGTTTGTTATATTTTCACCGTTTGTCGGACTAGGCTTTGTAATGTTGTTATTTCCTAAATCTGTTGGTTGTGATTTTGCTTCAGTTTTACTTATATTTTGTACTTTTTTAGTATGTTTTTTTACTATTTTTTTGGGCTTTATTTCTTTTTTAATACCTTCATCTTGAGGTATTTTTTTTACTACTTCTTCTACTATGGGTTCGGGTTTTATAAAGCTAAAATTACCAGCATTCATATTGATTGCATTTTGCTTACTTAATTCTTCTTTTTTATCAAGTTTAATATTTAGCACAGCATAAAGTTGTAAACAAAAAACTATTATAAAAATTATAGTAAATCTCATTTTTCAAGCCTTGTAATAATTGAGTAATTATTTATATTGTTATCTTTTAGTATTTGAATTACTTTTATGAAGTCTTTAAAAAATGTTTCTTCATCGCAGATAATATTAAGCTTTTCATTTTTATTTAAAAGATTTATTAATTCATCAAGTAAAATTGTATTTTCGTTATATTTTAGCTCTCCTAATTTATTTATTATTAAAACATTTGCATCTGTATTTGCTTTAATTTCGCTTTTGCTAATAGGTGGACTTACATCAATGGCTTTGTATTTTACAAAACTTTGTACGCTAAGAGTTATTATTATAATTACTAGCATTACATCAATTAGTGGGATTATATTTAAGGTTGGCTTATTCATTTGCTTTACTTAAAAGATTATTTATTTTTTTATATTTTACATAAAGCTTTGCGTTACATCTATCAAAAATATTAAATAAAACTAATGCAATTATTGCAACCACAAGTCCGCCCGCAGTAGCCTTTAAAGCAGCACTTAATGTACTTATTATTTTTTGAGTATCATCAATATTATTAAATCCCATCATAATGCCAAAAACAGTTCCTAATAAACCAATATATGGGGCATTTTGAGCTATTATTGAAAGAATAATAAGATTTTTACTAGTGCTTAGTTCAAATTCTTCTAAACTTTTATAATTTTCGTATTTAAAAAAACAATAAAAAACAACTCTTTCAAGCATTACAGCAATGCTTAAAGCGTTCATAATAGCTAAAATAGAAAAAACTATAATATCAACCTCGTATTCTAAATGTAATAATTCAAACATTAAAAATTCGCTCCTATTTCAAAATAAAACGCTCTTCCTTGTAAAACACTATATTTTCCTTGAGGCCTTTTTGTGTTAAATACATTTGTTATATCAATACTTGCATAAGTATCAACTTTTTTAATTTTTTGTTCGTATTTAAACTTTAGGTCGTATAAAATGCTAGATTTTTGATGTGTAACTTCATAAGCTTTCATCTTTGTTGTATCGTTTAAAATATAATCATATGAGTTTTCATAATCAAAACCTGCTTCATAATGAATAAAATTTACTAGCGTAAAATTATTGTATTTATGAGTTGTAGCAAGTCTTAAAGTCCAAGGTTTAGAAAAGTTTAATATAGGCTTATTTTCTATTTTTATAACTTTTCCTTCCCACATAATATTTTCTTTATCATATACCCTTCCATTTTTATCAGGCATTGTGCTGCTATCAAGTAAGCTAAAAAGGTCGGTTGTGTAATCTTGTATATTTTTTTTATGTATTGTGTAATTTGCTATTAGGGCAAAATCATTTTTGATACCAAAAATATCAATATTATTTGCATTTGCTAAGGTTAAACTAAAATTATGATTTTTAATTTTGCCAATATTTGCATAATATGTTTTTTCCTTTCCATCAGCTTCAATTATTCCTAATCTTTTTGACTTTGCTGTCATTATTTGCTCTTTTGAATTTCTAAAAACATATTTAAAGTCAAAATTAAAATTAGATATTTTTTGATGATATAAAAACGCTATTTCATCATCATAAGGAGTTTTTAATTTTTTATTACTCATTTTAGCTTCTTTAAAATCCGCTATTAGTTTCCAAGAATCTTGAGCTGTTTTTCTTGTGTATGTTTGATTTGATGAGGAAATCATAGAATTTAAAATATAAGCATAAGGCATTCTTCCATAATATCTTGCATAGCCAAGTTTTATTTTACTATCATCGTTAAATTCATAACTTGCTTTAATTCTAGGGGCTAGATTAAAATTATTATATAAATCATTATAATCAGCTCTAGCACCAAATCTAAAAGTAAAATCATTGTAATTAAACTCATCTTCTAAATAAAAAGCATAATAATTTTGTCTTATTTTATGCAATGTGCCATCATATTTTAGCAAGGTAGATAAAAACTGACCGCTATTATTAAAAGAATTATCCTTTAAACAAGCTTCATCATTAGCTAAACAATCACCCGTTAATTTTGTAGCTCTTGCATAAATTGCAGCACTTGGGTCTATTTGATGTTTAATGCTGGTTTTATCAAATACAAAACCGCTGTTTAAAGTGTTGTTATCAAAAAAATATTTAAAATCAAAATCTAGCGATAGGGTATTTTGCTCCTTATTTACTTTAGTAGTTGAACCTTCTTTTGCTATTTTAGAATTACTCCAATTATTTATATTAGAGCTTTGCCATATTTTCATAATGCTAGTATCAGATTTTCTATTATAATTAAGCTTAGAATAAGATATGTTTGAATCTAATTCAAAGATATCATTTGAGTAAAACAAGTTAATTTTAGAAATTAAATTGTTTTGATTTAATTCATAGTAACCATTTTTATTATCACTTGCATTGTATTGTTCAAAGCTTGGTGCGTAAAAAATGCTAGGTGTTAATATATAATCATTATTAGTTATGTAGTTTAATTTTAATAAAAGATTTTGATTAATATTTTTAATTTTATATGTATTTTTATTAAAAGTATTGCTAGGCTTTGTTTTAATACTTCTTAAATCTGAAAAATTAAATAAAATTCCCAATTTTTCATTAAATTTTCCAGATAAAGCAAAATTGCTATTATATTTTTGCCATGTCTTTGAACTTGTGTTTGATAAGTCGTTTTCATAAGTAGAAATTCTTGCTTGGCAAGATTTATCGCTATAATCACAATCAGGGTATAAGGTTTTAGTTAATTTGCTAGATGTAAAACCAAAATTAATATATCCGCTAAAATCTTTACTAGGATTTTTTGTTTTACTATTAATGATCCCGCCTGTAAAATTACCGTATCTAGCAGGGAT
It encodes the following:
- the cas2 gene encoding CRISPR-associated endonuclease Cas2 — encoded protein: MYLVSYDIENTKNRTKLFEELKDLGLLNIQKSVFYGELSKSEIKVVKELFKKLCGDEDKAFLCRCKIDLNDTHGYKKADLEQVEFDFV
- a CDS encoding prepilin-type N-terminal cleavage/methylation domain-containing protein → MLSIKKYNNNFINSFLIYSFYTKDINKQDINKQDINKQDINTKSIKKLTINTTSINKIKNTNISKVLNTNKGKYKDLNKVLNNKANNFTHNKQAYTLLELVIVIVIIAILSSVALSKIHSINSLEESARALMNDIKYAQINALSYDFYDGANNDDYKKKYFRLRFHCIANTYNAKYKKYICSKNKEIGYTIFADKAGKSSSNPDKNEIVKDYINKSLLIAAPFSGVSIDKSLFTPRANLSKSANIIKAAFYYYDNKAKIKKTSTIYFNEFGNLSSNIYDFNSIQHYYIKLSSKDDYICIKLNYIGFSKIVDKSECINFN
- the cas4 gene encoding CRISPR-associated protein Cas4; protein product: MELLKASLIRQFVFCPRIFYFYNFCDITPKYPKHVDFGNEFHVIQDELFKSRTFAKFGLSEYKAYKNQYLEDDELCGVCDMLFVGENEVVVLEFKHSDNLNLSNGAKMQLLAYAKMASKTYAKPCVRMILCSSNHLKHKVFKVFPDDFARLNKIIKDMKNLLDNGVFPNSSASLNACNQCEFFNYCDDRE
- a CDS encoding HNH endonuclease domain-containing protein, giving the protein MKTHISIDMGAKNNGVFLAHTKDGKIIDKTATNYIFEPSSINFLKKDRTKKRHQRRGFKRTRLARRLLDEIIKKLKKQDLSQAEYELLYGLLKNRGFNYINIEFENDLSDESLEILNEIDAYEFKNCVSKNDYELRLSEIANEYDIDEFCEFLAKQVALITQKDENDKDIYKIADKKSILQMFEALRNEMLKNNKHRERYLKDIKELCQGVEFKSVISKLNISVNEFANIIGNISNYQTRVLRRYFNNKFDDNFDDEKLRLQSIKNINFLSYQGKTELENKRIMLENLKNSSYEYLCKNDPKTSIPPYERMNNKSLQTCNVLILKDNLSKSLKTCLKHILENPNFSSLTMDENGVIKEYNALDENELKVVFQRFLDISKGYLEDIKLYPRGFYKYAKYFKDTICLNDSDFDTLQDFANKYYDELLLAKKGVLSNKLLKPCGCHTPYKNNLKHTHLSILWAKPSGFSEDDVNTFVEFINNKANKIKGNTTLKGFLTHLSKTAKAYQNAFYKALEDEKALLENKTTNDKELKKILEQYEKAYELITSQEIFKNVAKSDKLKTMINQLLQTTNIILDDTKGFNKLCKEHSLQSLLRTSGEKAMCSVFGSDSARLINGKVEMYIDRLAYEIVKDIDLSKSKELHVNIEQNAFNFETAAEKLKLTKRKPKEHFVICPYSGEKLNLNNAEYDHILPRSKCEYNSEANLIPVKSYENLRKKDAYMMFDALHENYKNNLYKQCKVSNEKEFKAFINDTLSKINPDDYTNYKNLKYYEQIAFRHALFMPDESFYTKALELLKQDKLKTTTNGTQKRLAKLIVQKALAKNKDLNIYVKFVDSRLTSAIRHELSKNLPELKKEEKQQSHSHCIDASVVFYIANAAKDSKTTIINDISNKFEPKYDFNEIYLQESIMKSPKSKVYLELEQKEISRKQLFKDTIYSLRYEKAESLSDEHVSILKELDLLMEVKKLKSVKVHINTKKVFDLIFASFKAKDIKTLEKIKFLDKFLVSSVRKDILDIFFDAKNKELIKPKDKGANIEKFYEILVKNGVKDKSEVEKIQKLYIDSFYTGNQKNIKRARDKRRVTYSLSVAGGANFVVRRNTGYEGLANENIATKNYFDKDKIVGIKYYTKNVLPCKIEDIIKILSLSDNAAEIYKLSITKDLPQKIIKLEYEVSQADRHTVKVYFDKVKLGYDLNIFKGDLSLKNEEWVKFCNECLISEFAEFLGKPRDYKASIICDNFSVLGFSYSADRTSKANREIMKDNIC
- the cas1 gene encoding CRISPR-associated endonuclease Cas1, with protein sequence MLKHLVVDSYGVYLGLKSARLIVKKDGVLLKEYPLKNLKTISIKSRGVGLSSDLAYACGMRGVKIFFNDFKSHLALHTLHEHKSVNVIKHQILSEQNGKDLALAKELIIGKIKNQRSTILYFSRHKNQEKAKLISNKLSLLIGELKKFKLSKDEIFGIEGSAAAMYFKYLSECELLGDEFINRTGRFAEDNINKALNYGYAILQNHIYKCVINAGLNPYFGVLHSLRSAKPSLVLDIMEEYRSFVVDRNVIKLSNRLKGDFAEHKKFIAQQIINSLSKKLNYNHSKLSLESIMQRQVYKLSGFLCGANNYHSYVFRW